The following are from one region of the Leptospira terpstrae serovar Hualin str. LT 11-33 = ATCC 700639 genome:
- a CDS encoding MltA domain-containing protein: MVHSCKKESRLPFRLRIQRNTLFFAIGFFALLSIFPQTAQNQNQNIPLISQTANLDSALNESILYFKRMPEDTKIRILDEEYTNKEILKSLADLQMIVSNSSDYQMQTEIKKRFQLIDLSPPNEPPTITGYYEVRIHGKNKPEREYKYPALSPPILKPDKNGEENPIHFPRERWNEKSLWEKYSKPIVYLRLTDLHLAQLEGSALVQTETNESFRINYAADNAQNYISPSVYLKGICPSLKPYHLSICIQSKPNEVTEAILKNPRYIFFEKETLSKSNISVDVTGPLGSAGIRLVPFRSVAMDKKIPLGFPILLSFQTDFDSVNNHLVFVHDRGNAITGDGRLDYFLGSGVGIEEFANNLLTKGKVTLLLPKKETRRNQQKVN, encoded by the coding sequence ATGGTCCATAGTTGTAAAAAAGAAAGTCGCTTACCTTTTCGCCTGAGGATCCAACGAAACACACTATTTTTTGCGATCGGCTTTTTTGCCTTACTTTCTATATTTCCCCAAACGGCGCAGAACCAAAATCAAAACATTCCCTTGATTTCTCAAACTGCAAATCTGGATTCTGCATTAAATGAGTCGATCTTGTATTTCAAACGAATGCCAGAAGATACAAAAATTCGTATTTTAGATGAGGAATATACAAACAAAGAGATACTCAAGTCTTTAGCTGATTTACAAATGATAGTCAGTAACTCTTCGGATTATCAAATGCAAACGGAAATCAAAAAACGTTTTCAATTAATTGATTTGAGTCCCCCAAATGAACCACCAACTATAACAGGATATTATGAAGTTCGAATTCATGGAAAAAACAAACCTGAAAGAGAATACAAATACCCTGCATTATCTCCTCCCATATTGAAACCAGATAAAAATGGAGAAGAGAATCCAATTCACTTCCCGAGGGAAAGATGGAATGAAAAGTCTTTATGGGAAAAATATTCCAAACCCATCGTATACTTACGTTTGACCGATTTACATTTAGCACAATTGGAAGGATCTGCACTTGTGCAAACAGAAACAAATGAATCCTTTCGGATTAATTATGCAGCCGACAATGCTCAAAATTATATAAGTCCTTCAGTTTATCTTAAGGGAATTTGTCCGAGTTTAAAACCATACCATTTGTCTATTTGTATTCAATCGAAACCGAATGAAGTTACTGAAGCGATATTAAAAAATCCAAGATATATATTCTTTGAAAAAGAAACATTATCAAAATCTAATATTTCAGTTGATGTAACTGGGCCACTGGGAAGCGCCGGAATTCGTTTGGTTCCCTTTCGCTCTGTTGCCATGGACAAAAAAATTCCTTTAGGATTTCCTATCCTTCTATCTTTTCAAACCGATTTTGATTCAGTAAACAATCATTTGGTGTTTGTTCATGATCGGGGAAATGCCATTACGGGAGATGGAAGATTGGATTATTTTTTAGGAAGTGGCGTAGGTATTGAGGAATTTGCTAACAATTTGTTAACAAAAGGAAAAGTGACATTGTTACTTCCTAAAAAAGAAACTCGTAGGAATCAACAAAAGGTGAACTAG
- the mnmE gene encoding tRNA uridine-5-carboxymethylaminomethyl(34) synthesis GTPase MnmE, whose amino-acid sequence MIDTIAALSTASGPGAIGILRVSGSAVLPIALSVLQKNGSPLTEEFLKNQKRSAIFCDFVDAEKPLDQIVFFYFPSPNSYTGEDLAEFHLHGNPILLKRGLQILFQKGARPAQKGEFTKRAYLNGKINLSGAEAISRLIEARSRYELELAQKNVFGEITKLSSKIRSDLISLKAECEAEIDFSTEDLTFESLEERKNRMVALRNLCTKLIQDSERAENLILQSTVVLFGEPNTGKSSLMNLLIGKDRSIISDIPGTTRDYIAEELSLDGIPIRLVDTAGIRETSDNIEQMGIERSKREADSANVKLLLIDTSLPFDKSSFLSKHKERLRGSILVANKIDEKHKDWNTIDLESLQKEFELEIAEISCKTKVGISHLLELLKSKLTSKDSAEDVVLLEDRQRYHIQKIESSLSEAILLMEDGAPAEIYIQEINTSLKEIGEVNGHVDNEEILGRIFSKFCVGK is encoded by the coding sequence TTGATTGATACGATAGCGGCATTGTCCACCGCCTCAGGTCCCGGAGCGATTGGCATCCTTCGGGTATCGGGCTCTGCCGTTTTGCCCATTGCACTTTCTGTTCTCCAAAAGAACGGATCACCACTCACCGAAGAATTTTTAAAAAATCAAAAACGATCTGCTATTTTCTGCGATTTTGTCGATGCAGAGAAACCACTCGACCAAATCGTATTTTTCTATTTTCCATCACCTAACTCCTATACGGGTGAAGATTTAGCGGAGTTTCATTTACATGGAAACCCCATCCTACTCAAACGTGGATTACAAATCCTATTTCAAAAGGGTGCCAGGCCTGCACAAAAAGGTGAGTTTACCAAAAGAGCCTATCTGAATGGAAAAATCAATCTATCGGGTGCAGAGGCGATTAGTCGACTCATTGAAGCAAGGTCTAGATATGAATTGGAATTAGCACAAAAAAATGTTTTTGGAGAAATCACAAAGTTAAGTTCCAAAATAAGAAGTGATTTGATTTCTCTTAAAGCAGAATGCGAAGCAGAAATTGATTTTTCTACAGAAGATTTAACCTTTGAAAGTTTAGAAGAAAGAAAAAATCGAATGGTGGCCCTTCGTAACCTCTGTACTAAACTGATTCAAGATTCCGAACGTGCTGAAAACTTGATTTTACAATCTACAGTCGTTTTATTCGGAGAACCTAATACGGGAAAGTCGAGCCTTATGAATTTACTTATTGGAAAGGATCGGTCCATTATTTCCGATATCCCAGGGACAACAAGAGATTATATTGCGGAAGAATTGAGTTTAGATGGAATACCGATTCGACTTGTCGATACAGCAGGTATCCGAGAAACCTCAGATAACATAGAACAGATGGGAATAGAACGAAGCAAACGAGAGGCAGATAGTGCCAATGTAAAACTTCTTCTCATTGACACTTCTCTACCATTCGACAAAAGTTCGTTTTTATCAAAACACAAAGAAAGACTCCGTGGTTCTATCCTTGTTGCCAACAAAATTGATGAAAAACACAAAGATTGGAACACAATCGATTTAGAAAGTTTACAAAAAGAATTTGAGTTAGAAATAGCGGAAATCTCTTGCAAAACAAAAGTGGGAATTTCTCATCTATTAGAACTTTTAAAATCAAAACTTACCTCTAAGGATAGTGCGGAAGATGTCGTATTATTAGAAGATCGACAAAGATATCACATTCAAAAAATCGAATCTAGTTTATCAGAGGCTATTTTACTGATGGAAGATGGTGCCCCTGCTGAAATTTATATTCAAGAAATCAATACTTCACTCAAAGAAATTGGTGAAGTCAACGGGCATGTAGATAACGAAGAAATCCTAGGCAGAATATTTAGTAAATTTTGTGTAGGTAAATAA
- a CDS encoding ankyrin repeat domain-containing protein, with product MSLINIAKSGSIEEWNKEIQDGADPNELDSYGTNSLSWMLKMGNEDLFRHAILQGADPSSPYRTPGNVIFDVLVQNKTSFLEILVDTFSVWKTSPHLLVRDKNGNTIFHLSVLESAEPLWEVIVDSLTLEILSLRNEEGRSVFLEAITEDRMDIVTNLFRKFPQTIEHKDSEGKTALHLVAERNLHDLCSYFLEEGNFSLETKDNLGNTALFLSASADAVECLKDLLDAGAHPFVWGEGNESITRLLDREKFGHSLKTWKDFVIKKAILGAGYTYREEMIDYIKKEKPFKPEELTKAKLVDLI from the coding sequence ATGAGTTTGATAAACATTGCCAAATCGGGAAGTATCGAAGAATGGAACAAGGAAATACAAGACGGGGCTGATCCCAATGAATTAGATTCCTATGGAACCAATTCTCTTTCTTGGATGTTAAAGATGGGGAATGAGGATTTGTTTCGGCATGCGATTTTACAAGGTGCTGACCCTTCCTCACCTTATAGAACACCAGGCAATGTCATCTTTGATGTCTTAGTCCAAAACAAAACATCATTCTTAGAAATCCTTGTCGATACATTCTCTGTTTGGAAAACCTCACCTCACCTTCTTGTGCGAGACAAAAATGGAAACACCATCTTTCATCTCTCCGTTCTCGAGTCTGCAGAACCACTTTGGGAAGTGATCGTCGACTCCTTAACTCTAGAGATCCTTTCTTTAAGAAATGAAGAAGGTCGATCGGTATTTTTAGAAGCAATTACAGAAGATAGAATGGATATTGTAACCAATCTATTTCGTAAATTTCCACAAACCATCGAACACAAAGACAGTGAAGGAAAAACTGCACTTCATTTAGTCGCGGAAAGAAATTTACATGATCTTTGTTCTTATTTTTTGGAAGAGGGAAACTTTTCTTTAGAAACAAAAGACAATTTGGGAAACACAGCTTTATTTTTATCAGCCTCTGCTGATGCAGTTGAATGTTTGAAAGATCTTTTGGATGCCGGTGCCCATCCCTTTGTTTGGGGCGAGGGGAATGAATCCATTACAAGACTTTTGGATCGCGAAAAGTTTGGGCACAGTTTGAAAACCTGGAAAGACTTTGTGATCAAAAAAGCAATTCTCGGTGCAGGTTATACCTACCGAGAAGAAATGATTGATTACATCAAAAAAGAAAAACCATTCAAACCAGAAGAGTTAACCAAAGCTAAGTTAGTCGATCTAATTTGA
- a CDS encoding glutathione S-transferase family protein, with protein MKIYGDKQSGNSYKLILVTSFLQIHYEWQDIDTKKGETRTDSFLQLNPNGKIPILIWNDGRVLSESNAILNFLAEGSDLIPKDAFERARVLQWQFFEQYSHEPYIAVARYIKHYLGIPEERRTEYESKQEGGHKALKVLETELEKAPFLVGNSLTTADISLFAYTHVAHEGGFDLSMYPKIQDWIRRIQSLERFKPMHSV; from the coding sequence ATGAAAATATACGGTGATAAACAATCAGGCAATAGTTACAAACTCATTCTTGTGACTTCCTTCTTACAAATTCATTATGAATGGCAGGACATTGACACTAAAAAGGGAGAAACCAGAACGGATTCATTTTTACAATTGAATCCCAATGGAAAAATTCCGATTTTAATTTGGAACGATGGAAGAGTATTGTCAGAGTCCAATGCAATCTTAAATTTTTTAGCAGAAGGAAGTGATCTGATTCCAAAAGATGCATTTGAAAGGGCTCGGGTTCTTCAATGGCAATTTTTTGAACAATACAGCCATGAGCCTTATATCGCAGTTGCAAGGTATATCAAACATTATTTGGGAATTCCTGAAGAGAGACGTACCGAATACGAATCAAAACAGGAAGGAGGTCATAAAGCCTTAAAAGTGTTAGAAACTGAGTTAGAGAAGGCACCTTTCCTCGTTGGGAATTCGCTGACTACCGCCGACATCTCTTTATTTGCTTATACACATGTGGCTCATGAGGGTGGATTTGATTTATCAATGTATCCAAAAATTCAAGATTGGATCAGACGAATTCAATCTTTGGAAAGATTTAAGCCAATGCATTCAGTCTGA
- the rpmH gene encoding 50S ribosomal protein L34 — protein sequence MKRTYQPSKIKRVRTHGFRARMATPGGRNVIASRRRKGRAKLTVSDEKIGRKF from the coding sequence ATGAAACGTACGTACCAGCCGAGTAAAATTAAACGCGTGAGAACTCACGGATTCCGAGCCAGAATGGCTACCCCAGGTGGAAGAAATGTAATCGCCTCCAGAAGAAGAAAAGGACGCGCTAAATTGACTGTTTCCGACGAAAAAATCGGGAGAAAGTTCTAG
- a CDS encoding DAPG hydrolase family protein, whose translation MKKVKLGLLPKLPIEWNRKSVGSAESGREVLSDGRIKYWIRHEELKGVSPKMLTWWFQHLEGDMEYEGHVYNRYLVWHPEDHVHVSYQKRKADGSVGPGAALRIVEYLGRQKSYLVNVVSPIEKLDEDGFIHNPWLYGILPLARMEYSFKETEFGTRYENCLIVGWKGISFRIFQPIFEFLFFDKKHGFAWIKHNIEEVGQFERFLPNLYRKENENIR comes from the coding sequence ATGAAAAAGGTCAAACTAGGATTATTACCCAAATTACCAATTGAATGGAATCGAAAGTCTGTGGGTTCTGCAGAATCAGGCAGGGAAGTTTTGTCAGATGGGCGTATCAAATATTGGATTCGGCATGAAGAATTAAAAGGTGTTTCTCCGAAAATGTTGACTTGGTGGTTTCAACATTTGGAAGGAGATATGGAATATGAAGGGCATGTATACAACAGGTATCTTGTTTGGCATCCTGAAGACCATGTTCATGTCAGTTACCAAAAACGAAAAGCCGACGGAAGTGTTGGTCCTGGTGCTGCACTTAGAATCGTAGAATACTTAGGAAGGCAAAAAAGTTATTTAGTCAATGTTGTAAGTCCAATTGAAAAATTAGACGAAGATGGTTTCATTCATAATCCTTGGTTGTATGGAATTTTGCCTTTGGCCCGAATGGAATACAGTTTTAAAGAAACAGAATTTGGAACTCGTTATGAGAATTGTTTGATTGTGGGATGGAAGGGCATTAGTTTTAGAATATTTCAACCAATCTTTGAATTTTTGTTCTTTGACAAAAAACATGGATTTGCTTGGATCAAACATAACATTGAAGAGGTGGGACAGTTCGAACGTTTTTTACCTAATCTCTATCGGAAGGAAAATGAAAATATACGGTGA
- the yidC gene encoding membrane protein insertase YidC, whose amino-acid sequence MQNDSTNRQSRLFLALFLSLAVWMGINYFFFPPQTPKPKTADEVSKENSEKEKTTGTTADPKAELKKPSAETTKLIPVKPEDEKKFSLKTDSFLVHFSSLGGRITEYYIKDHKEPDGSEFAIAKDPKFEIEFDGKKEKAVELSRGQGFDFNIIEDKDTIPFSAYNLVNFSSSYNAETKTVIFEAPSLDGKFTIQKKFQFFPSENYFKFHLTLKNRTNETINISPSKSDVYFRSFSSLGPVLKKKEDFNDRDNAHYFRYYYLDGSFKDHVDGTSTQGFFDNLFGSNEGKDTRYEIKKGSTDKVDFVGTGSRYFIGVIDPLNDYPAGVLLDNRKGNETGVLLVYDNWKLGPGEEVNLNYAAYVGVRELDGTAFRDSKLDPKINKDSAFAGLSDSLDKSFNQGITTPLRNGIVWILKKIYLVIPNYGWAIVIFAILFKLAFYPLNKKQAESMKKMQELSPQIKLINEKYADDPKLKQEKTVELYKKNGTNPMAGCLPMLIQIPIFIALYTAFSDTVDLWNSPFLWIKDLSEPDTVYTTPKLAFIGALAINILPLIMVATQVVQSRMTTVSTDPNQKMMMYMMPVIMLYFFWSMPAGVTMYWTMQNILSIAQQVYTNKFGKSEDKKPKNNGPEPANNASAVARPGFRNQNKKKK is encoded by the coding sequence ATGCAAAATGATTCCACTAACAGACAAAGTCGCTTATTCCTCGCGCTATTCCTCAGTTTAGCAGTATGGATGGGAATTAACTATTTTTTCTTTCCTCCACAAACACCAAAACCAAAAACTGCTGATGAAGTTTCGAAAGAAAACTCTGAGAAAGAGAAAACTACAGGAACTACGGCGGATCCAAAAGCAGAACTTAAGAAACCTTCTGCAGAAACTACTAAGTTAATTCCTGTAAAACCGGAAGATGAAAAAAAGTTTTCTCTCAAAACAGATTCCTTCTTAGTTCATTTTTCTAGTTTAGGTGGACGAATTACTGAATACTATATCAAAGACCACAAAGAACCAGATGGTTCAGAATTTGCGATAGCAAAAGATCCTAAGTTCGAAATCGAATTTGATGGAAAAAAAGAAAAGGCTGTGGAACTCAGTAGAGGCCAAGGTTTTGACTTCAACATCATTGAAGACAAAGATACCATTCCTTTTTCCGCATATAACTTAGTAAACTTTAGTTCTAGTTACAATGCAGAAACAAAAACTGTAATCTTTGAAGCACCTTCATTAGATGGAAAATTCACAATCCAAAAGAAGTTCCAATTTTTCCCTTCTGAAAATTATTTTAAATTTCATTTAACTTTAAAAAACAGAACCAACGAAACCATTAATATCTCTCCTTCCAAATCGGATGTGTATTTTAGATCGTTTAGTTCTCTTGGGCCAGTTCTTAAGAAAAAAGAAGACTTTAACGACCGGGACAATGCACATTACTTTCGTTACTACTATTTAGATGGAAGTTTTAAAGACCACGTAGACGGAACAAGCACCCAAGGATTTTTTGATAATCTATTTGGTTCCAATGAAGGAAAAGATACTCGTTATGAAATCAAAAAAGGTTCTACTGATAAAGTGGACTTTGTGGGAACAGGTAGTCGTTACTTTATTGGTGTAATTGATCCATTAAACGATTACCCTGCGGGAGTACTTCTCGATAATCGCAAAGGAAATGAAACCGGAGTTCTTCTTGTTTATGACAATTGGAAACTTGGTCCTGGCGAAGAAGTAAACTTAAATTATGCGGCTTATGTTGGTGTTCGTGAACTTGACGGAACCGCTTTCCGAGACAGCAAACTCGATCCAAAAATCAACAAAGACTCTGCATTTGCTGGTCTTAGTGATTCACTAGACAAATCATTCAACCAAGGAATCACAACTCCTCTAAGAAACGGAATTGTTTGGATCTTAAAAAAGATTTATTTGGTCATTCCAAACTACGGTTGGGCCATTGTTATTTTTGCCATCCTCTTCAAATTAGCATTTTATCCGCTGAACAAAAAACAGGCGGAATCTATGAAGAAGATGCAAGAGTTATCTCCACAAATTAAACTCATCAATGAAAAGTATGCGGATGATCCGAAACTCAAACAAGAAAAAACGGTAGAGTTATACAAAAAGAACGGAACCAATCCTATGGCGGGTTGTCTTCCGATGCTCATCCAAATACCAATCTTTATCGCACTCTATACAGCGTTTTCTGATACTGTTGACCTTTGGAATTCTCCATTTTTATGGATCAAAGATTTAAGTGAACCTGATACAGTTTACACAACTCCCAAGTTAGCTTTTATTGGTGCCCTTGCCATCAACATCTTACCACTCATCATGGTAGCAACCCAAGTGGTTCAGTCTCGAATGACAACAGTCTCTACAGACCCGAACCAAAAAATGATGATGTATATGATGCCAGTCATCATGTTATACTTCTTCTGGTCAATGCCTGCCGGTGTAACTATGTATTGGACTATGCAAAATATCTTATCTATTGCCCAACAAGTTTACACAAACAAGTTTGGAAAATCGGAAGACAAAAAACCGAAAAATAATGGCCCAGAGCCAGCTAACAACGCATCAGCAGTAGCTCGTCCTGGTTTTAGAAACCAGAACAAAAAGAAAAAATGA
- a CDS encoding TetR/AcrR family transcriptional regulator: MKLTLKLLQNEFTAYQNPQSDKEQDIVQAAEDVFAEVGFTGATTSELAKRAGVTERTLFKYFPSKFDLYKRILSGLLLSTIVPGHMSDLKERLVSLKPNFKDWYISILKARYTAVSKEPKKLKLLLGALLFSKEFSEIFGNLWKTNLYDTSIEAIHYFQEIGQIRKDINANQIVRASFSLGASFLITKFVLAPKLPMDPNEEIETIFEIFYHGITREQ; this comes from the coding sequence ATGAAACTGACCCTAAAATTACTACAAAATGAATTTACAGCTTACCAAAATCCTCAATCTGACAAAGAACAGGATATAGTTCAGGCAGCAGAAGATGTTTTTGCCGAAGTTGGATTTACTGGTGCCACAACCTCAGAATTAGCGAAAAGGGCTGGGGTTACAGAACGTACACTTTTTAAATACTTTCCTTCCAAGTTTGATTTATACAAAAGAATACTCTCTGGTTTACTTTTATCAACCATTGTCCCTGGACATATGTCAGACCTAAAAGAAAGATTAGTATCGTTGAAACCAAACTTCAAGGATTGGTATATTTCCATTCTTAAGGCAAGATATACTGCGGTATCAAAAGAACCCAAAAAATTAAAACTACTGCTCGGTGCCCTTCTTTTCTCTAAAGAATTTTCTGAAATATTCGGTAATCTTTGGAAAACAAATTTATATGATACCTCAATCGAAGCCATACATTACTTCCAAGAAATTGGCCAAATCAGAAAGGATATTAATGCCAATCAAATCGTAAGAGCCTCTTTTAGTTTAGGAGCAAGTTTTTTAATCACTAAATTTGTATTGGCTCCCAAGTTGCCTATGGATCCAAACGAGGAAATAGAAACTATTTTTGAAATTTTTTATCACGGAATTACAAGGGAACAATGA
- the yidD gene encoding membrane protein insertion efficiency factor YidD, producing MNRLFLVLIFLYKKLLSPLLPPACRFTPSCSEYAKQAFETYPWYKAFVLSVVRISKCHPFHEGGHDPLPKSFNKS from the coding sequence ATGAATCGGCTGTTTTTGGTTCTTATTTTCCTCTACAAAAAACTGCTGTCCCCCCTATTGCCTCCGGCTTGCCGGTTTACCCCAAGTTGTTCCGAATACGCCAAACAAGCGTTTGAAACCTACCCATGGTACAAAGCGTTTGTGCTTAGTGTAGTTCGAATTTCTAAATGCCACCCTTTTCACGAAGGTGGTCATGATCCTTTACCGAAATCCTTTAACAAGAGTTAA
- a CDS encoding cation diffusion facilitator family transporter — translation MGQGHNHSNHDHHSHDHHHHHTTSSSKNLAWAFALNLSFSLLELAGGIFSNSIAIISDAFHDFGDALSLALVWYLQKVSTKPKDHYFDYGYKRFSILGALIISVILSVGSIFMIIESIKRFISPEDTKADVMFVLAIIGVVVNGAAMIRLNHGKSLTERAVFLHFLEDILGWIAVLVGSIVMMYFAFPWFDPLLSLVIALWILWNAYGNIKQVMVVMLQAVPESIDRKDLIVRWEKIKGIHSVHDIKIWSLDGNHHVASLHVLIDKTVKLNEFQKVKEKIRKVALEFEIIHTTIELETDAEQCKLHSD, via the coding sequence ATGGGACAAGGTCATAATCATTCCAATCACGACCATCACTCGCACGATCATCACCACCACCATACCACTTCCTCTTCCAAAAATTTAGCCTGGGCATTTGCACTTAACTTAAGTTTTTCTCTCTTAGAGTTGGCCGGTGGAATCTTTTCCAATAGTATTGCTATAATCTCCGACGCCTTTCACGACTTTGGTGATGCCTTGTCTCTTGCCCTTGTTTGGTATCTTCAAAAAGTTTCAACAAAACCAAAAGATCACTATTTTGATTATGGATACAAACGATTCTCTATATTAGGTGCACTTATCATTTCTGTGATTCTATCCGTTGGATCAATTTTTATGATCATTGAATCAATCAAGAGATTCATTTCTCCGGAAGATACCAAAGCTGATGTTATGTTTGTTTTGGCTATCATTGGCGTTGTCGTCAATGGAGCCGCCATGATTCGATTGAACCACGGAAAATCTTTAACAGAGAGAGCTGTTTTTTTGCATTTTTTAGAAGATATTCTCGGTTGGATCGCCGTCTTAGTCGGTAGCATTGTAATGATGTATTTTGCATTTCCTTGGTTTGATCCATTACTTTCGCTTGTGATTGCCTTATGGATTTTATGGAATGCTTATGGAAACATCAAACAAGTAATGGTTGTCATGTTACAGGCAGTTCCTGAATCAATTGATCGAAAAGATTTAATCGTTAGATGGGAAAAAATCAAAGGAATTCATTCAGTACATGATATTAAAATATGGAGTTTAGATGGTAATCATCATGTGGCTTCTTTACATGTATTGATAGATAAAACTGTAAAACTAAATGAGTTCCAAAAAGTGAAAGAGAAAATTCGAAAGGTTGCCTTAGAATTTGAAATCATCCATACAACCATCGAACTAGAAACAGATGCCGAACAATGCAAATTACATTCAGACTGA
- the jag gene encoding RNA-binding cell elongation regulator Jag/EloR: MNNYIFEAEGKTKSEAEEYSLETLRLQPGDLRFEVVDSGKSGFLGITQKKPAVVRAFVANNDIPSEKIIHGVIITILKKMGIPAEVVGMGDVDGKIYVELTSKESGLIIGKRGGTLDSLQFLLNLMVDPRIRHNRKIVLDIESYRDKRELSLIRLAKSVAASVIKSGRSKLLDPMNPFERRIVHMAIQEDERVFTRSEGNGTFKRVRVISAKEKHKYKDLEDPSKKGLPVEDFADGVDQEDLD; encoded by the coding sequence ATGAATAATTACATTTTCGAAGCCGAAGGAAAAACTAAAAGTGAGGCGGAAGAATATTCTTTAGAAACCCTTCGCCTCCAACCAGGCGATTTACGATTCGAAGTAGTTGATTCCGGAAAATCCGGATTTTTGGGAATCACACAAAAAAAACCTGCCGTTGTACGCGCGTTTGTTGCTAACAACGACATCCCATCCGAAAAAATCATCCATGGAGTTATCATTACCATTTTGAAAAAAATGGGAATTCCTGCGGAAGTGGTCGGAATGGGTGACGTAGATGGAAAAATCTATGTCGAACTTACAAGTAAAGAATCTGGACTCATCATTGGAAAAAGAGGGGGCACTTTAGATTCACTACAATTCCTTCTCAATTTGATGGTAGACCCAAGAATTCGCCACAATCGAAAAATTGTATTAGATATTGAATCTTACCGCGACAAACGCGAGTTATCTCTCATTCGATTGGCAAAGTCGGTTGCTGCATCGGTCATCAAATCAGGAAGATCAAAACTTTTAGATCCAATGAATCCGTTTGAACGAAGAATTGTTCACATGGCAATCCAAGAAGACGAAAGAGTATTCACTCGATCGGAAGGAAACGGAACTTTTAAAAGAGTTCGTGTCATCTCTGCAAAAGAAAAACATAAATACAAAGATTTGGAAGATCCTTCAAAAAAAGGCCTTCCTGTAGAAGACTTTGCAGATGGAGTAGACCAAGAAGATCTTGATTGA